A genome region from Synchiropus splendidus isolate RoL2022-P1 chromosome 5, RoL_Sspl_1.0, whole genome shotgun sequence includes the following:
- the LOC128759211 gene encoding probable tubulin polyglutamylase TTLL9, whose translation MSKEKISLFTTSCDGDKSNDKGELCVFYKCEKDSLVKEVLGKRPGWTEVSNDYEWDFHWCNVTWLRKKFVHSQMKKNARINHFPNNYELTMKNLMARNLRKYQKMSSKDSSCLGVYDFFPETFQMPIDYHLFVEHFKRYPGSIWIMKPAASSQGKGIFLFKDLKDIMNWKKTRVTPKEGKEELKPPVYVAQRYIEDPYLINGRKFDLRIYVLVTSFTPLKAWLYRDGFARLSGPRFFLNSIHDKFVHLTNVAIQKKAPGYDGDKFGKWNLQQLRRYLTAKHHRADVEMLFKMIDNIIISSLLSVQNIIINDKHCFELYGYDILLDQYLKPWLIEVNASPSMTPSSQDDHLLKYRLLEDTLNIIDMEGRLSGSEKRVGGFDLIWDDGLVFREDVDMDRLGMSTIIANSHLGCVNDRENHIYQLWKPFSYL comes from the coding sequence ATGTCCAAAGAGAAGATTTCTTTATTCACCACTTCATGTGACGGTGACAAAAGTAACGACAAGGGagaattgtgtgtgttttacaaatGTGAAAAGGACAGCCTAGTCAAGGAAGTCCTGGGCAAGAGACCTGGATGGACCGAGGTCAGCAATGATTATGAATGGGACTTTCATTGGTGCAATGTCACGTGGCTCAGAAAGAAATTTGTCCATTCACAGATGAAGAAAAACGCAAGGATAAATCACTTTCCGAACAACTACGAACTCACTATGAAAAACCTCATGGCAAGAAACCTTAGAAAATACCAGAAAATGTCTTCCAAGGATTCATCGTGCCTCGGCGTGTATGACTTCTTCCCTGAAACTTTTCAGATGCCAATAGACTACCATCTCTTTGTGGAGCATTTTAAGCGATACCCAGGCAGCATCTGGATTATGAAGCCCGCTGCAAGCTCCCAAGGAAAAGGCATCTTTTTATTCAAAGACCTTAAGGACATCATGAATTGGAAAAAGACCCGGGTAACTCCAAAGGAGGGAAAAGAGGAACTTAAGCCACCAGTCTATGTGGCCCAGCGCTATATTGAGGACCCATATCTTATCAACGGGAGGAAGTTCGACCTCAGGATTTATGTGCTGGTCACATCATTTACTCCTTTGAAAGCGTGGCTCTATCGAGATGGCTTTGCCCGCCTATCTGGCCCCCGTTTCTTCCTGAACAGTATCCACGATAAATTTGTCCACCTCACAAATGTTGCCATACAAAAGAAAGCACCAGGCTATGATGGCGACAAGTTCGGGAAGTGGAACTTGCAGCAGCTTCGAAGATACTTGACTGCAAAGCACCATCGCGCAGACGTAGAAATGCTGTTTAAAATGATCGATAACATAATCATCAGCAGCCTGTTGAGTGTGCAAAACATCATCATAAATGACAAACATTGCTTTGAGCTGTACGGGTACGACATTTTACTGGATCAGTATCTCAAACCATGGCTGATCGAGGTCAATGCATCTCCGTCAATGACACCCAGCAGTCAAGACGATCACTTATTGAAGTACAGGCTTCTGGAAGACACTTTGAACATCATAGATATGGAGGGAAGGCTCTCGGGCTCAGAGAAGAGAGTGGGTGGATTTGATCTAATATGGGACGATGGGCTCGTGTTTCGAGAGGATGTTGACATGGACAGGTTGGGGATGTCAACAATCATCGCCAATTCTCACTTGGGTTGTGTGAATGACAGAGAAAACCATATATATCAGCTTTGGAAACCATTTTCTTATCTTTAA